ATCAGGTGGTACTGTTGACATAAGAACCAACCATTCACTTaacttccctttccctccagCAGAGACTTCTCACTTATtgcattttttcctctttggggTTCCAGGTAGATTATACTGGAGGCCTGTGGTAGACACCTGCTGTGTGAACTATAGATAGGATAGCTGTGGCTTGAAAGCAAAGAACCCAATGAGTAGGAACAAGATAATTGAACACCCACTCCTcaattcaggttttcttttttttagttggaACAAGGTCTTAACATATAAGTCCCAGTGCCCATGAAGGttgttgcctagcatgcagattGCAAGGATCACAGAGATTTCCACCAGGTTCTGCCTTCGAGATTATCTTTGCAGTTGTCTGCTTCCTCCTCCATTCTTGCAATCAGCTCGCTCAGTTTCCTATGGTGAGGTAAAGTCTGGTCCTGATATTATTCCTAGTCTGAGTTCCAGAGAGTTTAAAATGGTCCTGTAGCTAATCCTCTGGaactccttttaattttttttctgacagaAAGCCATGAGACATTTCATTGCTCCCGACTTAGAGAGTAACAACTTACTTTTGAATGTTGTCGACTCCATTTATTATTTCTGTAATGTAGGGTAGATTATTGGTATTCTCGAGAACCAGTACTATCATCTTAGTAAATTTTTTAGTTGATATAGCTTCATTGAATAAGAGTTTCACATATAAACTACAATCTCTGTGTGTTGAATATATGAAGCTTGCATATAATGTGGgtcaaaatcattttatagtATTATTGTTACTAATATTTGTGCCTTCATCTAAAGTATCCTGTCTTATAAAATATCAAACTTCCTTATTTCTGTAATGGGTCATTTTATTGCTGTCCTTTTACATGTACATTTGTGTATTTGAGGAGGAATtactgtctttcattttcttttatttctcagagCCTATGCAATTCTTGTCACAGAGGTGGTATCAACAacgcaatttttttaaatattaaatagacTTTTCTTTAGTTCACAAACATTGGCTACACTCTCTGTGTCCCCACCCATTAGGTATGTAGAGCTAGAGATAAGATCATTCTTCTTTGACTCTATGTCACAGCCTCATGGACCTTacaatgttatttaaaatacacaacatatatttatttaaagaccACTGCAGAGATTTTCatgagtaaatgaaaaagaaCCAAAGGATAGAAAGAGAAGGGATAGGTAAGCCTAGTGACTTGAAATAAGACATAGTTGAGACTTTCCCATCATTTCTGGCTCCTGTAACCTTCAAAAACTAGTCCTCAATAAACTTACTACTCCTATGATGATGGAATTGCTTATTCAATTTAATGTTATTAGACATCTATTTGATTCTGTACATTggtacaaaaatatataatattactcTATTTCTATTAAGTGGTACAAGAAGAATGATGCAGGGGGATTCACAGGCATTCTGAAAATTTAACAAGTCTAGTATATGGGAATAAATGTGAATTTCCTTATCCACGGATGCTTTTGCCTCTACTGGAAACAAATGGAATCATTATTCCTTATATAAGCTCTAATTTATTATTGAGTTACTTTGGATAGACTTCTGGATATTTTGATGATCTATGCAGAATAAGAGGATTTGGATGATACTGAGTGATTTGTATAGGGACAATAAATCTATGTGATTAATAGTAAAAAGCAACAAGCATCTGTTATTGGAAATCAAACAATTGTCCTGCAACCATATGGTGTCTGCAACTTCTTACTTGTATGGTATGGAGAGAGaaacaataactttaaaaagattaatgCAATATTAAACTGAAAATTTAAGTGATGTTGCTCCTTTGGTAATGCTTCAATTGATACCTTTGAAATATATGTGTACTTCAGAAAGACTTAAAACTATTCAACATACTTTCAATATAAAGTGTATGTTTTAAGGTTATTAGGTGTTGTGTTGCATACTACTAAGAGAAGCTTTGTATACATTTAGGTAGGTTTTAAGAGAAATTATTATGTATATGTGATTCAATTACTAGAAACATTTCAAGGAAATGCTACCCTCCAAATCTATGACAGTAGTTGCCTGTGTAATGGAATTATGCAGAGatataaaaaacttaaatttcaTAAAAGATTTCTGATGATGAACCAATGACTTCGATTTAGTGTCTAGACAATACAGTCCTTGAATTTATACAGACTTTAAAATACTCTATGCAAAATAACTTTTCATCACGATTTTAGAATAAAATCGGATATATTCAATTGCTTTTTAACAACCTTTAAGaagatatattttcttcttaaagaagaaatctgctatgaattttattttttttgaatgtCATTGACTTGATTTACTATGGTAACAGGCTACACTGATTACTTCAGTGTACCTAAAATTTATGCACATAGAAGGAGATGAATAACACAGAAGCCAATAATGAAATTcttagttataaaatattttattaggatatactcattaTACAGTGGGGATTCttagtgacagttctgattaggtttatattgtacattggttagaccaTCCCCATCCTTGCTCCCTTTTGACCAGCTCCCCAacccacttgaagcaattgcaaaaggtttctttgttctatttcatataagtatatgaagtctagGGCTGAGTTTGCCATAAATGAGAAGTATTCCTAGAGAGCATACAATTGGAATTGTAGATAAATACTCCTGTATACTTGGAGTCAAACTTTATACAGAGGACAAGATacacattgctttctttttcaaaaggtGCCCAAGCAATGTAACACTACAAAATCTAACAGTTGTCACAGAATTCCATCTCATGCCACTCTCAGAGGATCAAGAGCAACAGACTGTACTTTTTGGACTGTTCCTATCCATGTACCTGTTAACAGTATttgggaacctgctcatcatcctggctgTCAGTTTGGAGTCCCATTtccacactcccatgtacttcCTCCTTTTAAACCTATCCTTGGATGATATCTGCTTCATCTCCACCATGGTCCCAAAGTTAATTGTGAATGTGCAGGCTCACGGCAGAGTCATCTCCTATGTGGGATGTTTGACACAAATGTCACTTTACATCATTTTTGGAAACATGGATGCTATGCTTCtggctgtgatggcctatgaccgttttgtggccatttgtcaCCCTCTGCATTACTCAGTCATCATGAACCCTCGCCTCTGTGTCTTCTTAGTGTTCATGTCTTTATTGGTTAGCCTTTTGGACTCCCAGGTGCACGATATCATTGTTTTACAATTTAACCACTTCAAAGCTGtggaaatttctaatttcttctgtgacccttcCAAACTTCTTAATCTTGCCTGCTCTGACAATTCCAAAAATAATATAGTCATGTATTTTGTTGTTACCATCATGGGATTTCTGCCTGTATCTGGGATCTTTTTCTCTTATTACAAAATACTTTCCTCCATTCTGAAGGTCAAATCAATAGGAGGGAGGTATAAGGCCTTCTCCACATGTGGGTCTCACCTGACaatagtttgtttgttttatggaaCAGGGCTTGGAGTGTAACTTAGATCAGCTGTACTACATTCTCCCATAAATGGTGCCCTGGCATCAGTGATGTGCACAGTTGTTACCCCTATGCTGAATCCATTCATCTACAGCTTGAGGAACAGGGACATTAAAAGGACACTGAGGAAGATTCTCAGGAGTATATTCTGATCTAAGGAACTGTGACAGCTATTTGAAATGTAGATTACAAAAAaggagtaaaagtaaaattcTACACATAGAAATTCTGTTTCCTTGTTCACATTATTTTGTACATTGTATTTTAATGATATTGCACAATAACCCTGGTGGTTGTGAGATTTGGGGAAAAGTTGAATTGAGAGTTTTGAAAATGAGTGTGAATTTCAagcttggaaatgaaaagtttctgGGGATGGATGGTGCTGATGGCTGAGCAACAATGTAAATGTAATTTATACTTCATAACATTCACCATGGAAAGAATAAAATGGCAAGTTCTTATATATAGTTTACCACAATAAACAAGTTAAGTAAAATGCAGATGCATTTATTACTAGTCCGTAAACAGAATGATATCCCAGAGTATCCTGCTGAAGTAGGAAATGAGACGATAAATTTTAGGGAATATTGTGtttctcttctttatctttttctaataATATTGTGAAATTCTTAGAGCTTGGAATAACATGAGCCAAGTTCACTAGTTATGAGCATTGGGCCTCAACAAAATATAATCAATAATCAACATGTACTGTAAATCTGCGTGTTTCTTGTTCCCATCCAGTGGGCCTCACATGTGGGTTTGCTTCTCCAATGGCTGTCTGAATCAGGCCTGTCAAACAGACAGTCAAAACATGACTCTGTTACTAATAACAGTTCTGAGGACCAAGACTGAGCAGTCATTTGTCACTTAGTATGGGAGTTGCTTTGGATCTGAATCTTTTGTCATGGATTAATAAAAAAGTAACTTAACTCAGTAAAATAAGAGCGAGACATTGGATGGATGACATATGTCCCTAAAATCTAACATTTCCATCAGAATTTCCTTTCCTAGAACTATCAGCATTTCCAAACATGCAATTCATACAGTTTGGGCTGATCTTCTCCTGGTCACAGTGCATGGGAACCTGCTCATTATCCTGGCCATCAGCTCTGACTCCCACCTCTACATTCTCATATACTCATTTCTCTCCAATCAGTTCTGGACTGACTTCTAATTCATCTTGACCACAGTTTATTATAAATACCTAAACTCATAGTAGGGTCATCTCGTATGTGGGTCACCTGAGAGGGAtatctgtttttatcatttttgaacATATGGCTCATAAACATCTGTTACCTCCTGCATTACCCAGACAGTATGAACACCCGTGTATTCTTCTTAATTCTGGTGGTTTTTCTGAAGaggtcttttttctttaatccttGATGCAAAATTGGAATGTCTTATATTTTCCTACTTTGAGGATTGTTACTTTTTTCTGAAACTCCTAACAGCAGTTAGAATGTATAAAtctttctgtacttgttgttctttacattttttgtgtgtatggatAATATGCTCTCACTGTGATTACCTATAACTGGTTTGTAGCTAATTCTTATCTCATGCATTAACTAGTCATCATGAATCTTACCATGTATCTTCTTCATCCTGGTGGATCCTTAATATAACCTCTTGGACTCCTTCTTCAGAATTTCAATGCCCTcaaatttgctttcttttaagaTGTGTAAACTGCTTATTTCTTCACTGCTGTGCCTAGGTATAAGTATTACATGTTCCAAATGTTACtatgaaaactggatatccacatgtagaagactgaaactagtcTGTGTCTCTCACCCCGTACCAATATCAACTtgaagtggatcaaagactttatgATTTggactgaaattttgaaacaactacaggaagtagtacaCAATACATTGGACTACAAAGGCATAGGCAACACCTACCTAAAtagagtgccagtggctcagtaactaagagaaaaattaacaaatgggataTCATCAAACTAAAagatttctgcacagcaaaagaagcagTCAATAGATTCAAGAGACTGCCCAGATGTTGGGAAAACATCTTTGCTAGCTCTTTATC
The sequence above is drawn from the Castor canadensis chromosome 14, mCasCan1.hap1v2, whole genome shotgun sequence genome and encodes:
- the LOC141416181 gene encoding LOW QUALITY PROTEIN: olfactory receptor 7E178-like (The sequence of the model RefSeq protein was modified relative to this genomic sequence to represent the inferred CDS: substituted 1 base at 1 genomic stop codon), which codes for MRSIPREHTIGIVDKYSCILGVKLYTEDKIHIAFFFKRCPSNVTLQNLTVVTEFHLMPLSEDQEQQTVLFGLFLSMYLLTVFGNLLIILAVSLESHFHTPMYFLLLNLSLDDICFISTMVPKLIVNVQAHGRVISYVGCLTQMSLYIIFGNMDAMLLAVMAYDRFVAICHPLHYSVIMNPRLCVFLVFMSLLVSLLDSQVHDIIVLQFNHFKAVEISNFFCDPSKLLNLACSDNSKNNIVMYFVVTIMGFLPVSGIFFSYYKILSSILKVKSIGGRYKAFSTCGSHLTIVCLFYGTGLGVXLRSAVLHSPINGALASVMCTVVTPMLNPFIYSLRNRDIKRTLRKILRSIF